The Novipirellula artificiosorum genome contains the following window.
CCCACACGTTTGCCAACGATCCCAACACACGGTACGTCATTTTCGTTCCGCATCGCAGCAACTTAACGGTTTTGACTCTTCCCATGGGAAACGCAGCTCGATCACTCTCAACTCTCCTCGGTTGGACCACCCTAAGTCACGAAGCAACTTCATTTCGGCGCGGCGGTGTGATTCACTGTCTGCAGATTATTGGATCGTCTTCTGCCGTTCGGGTGATCAGGCCGTTTGCACGAAGCAGCAATCCTGGCGGTTCCATAAAGAGACTGACTTGTTCATTGGAACTCGAAACGGTGGTATTCACGGAATAGTGTCAGAATATCAGTCCAATTTCCGCTCCACCATCACGCGATTACGGCCACCGTTCTTTGCACTGTAGAGTAGTTTGTCGGCGCGTTCGAACCAAGTTTCGTGATTGTCGTTCGCTCGTAACAAGGCCCCACCAATCGAAGAGGTCAACTGCCCCAAATACTCATGGGTATCGTTTAGCGTCATCTTGTTTTTCGCAAAAAACTGACAAACTGTTTCTGCGAGATGAACTCCCTCGTCCATGTCAATCGAATTGAGAAAAATGGCGAACTCATCGCCTCCGTAGCGAGCGACCGATGCATCTCCGGCTAACCGTTCGATATTGGTTGCGACAAAACGTAGAACCTGATCACCGGCTGCATGACCGAAGGTGTCATTGACCAACTTGAATTTATCCAGATCCACAAGCAGCAGGAAAAAGTGCCGCTTACCCCGCTCTTGATGTTCCAGCGCGCTGGCAATGATGGTGTCAAAAAACAAGCGGTTGCCGACACCCGTCAGAGGATCCGTCATCAACTTTTTTTGCGATTCGAAATAACGATCTCGCAACGTAGTGACTTGGCGATGCGATTCTTCAAGACGGCTTGCCATCTGACTGAGCTGCTCTTGCATTCGGTGGTTACTCTGCAGCACCGATGCCACACAAGCTTTCAAGTCATCGACCGTCGCTGCATCTTCATCCAAACTGGCACTCGCTGAGCGAACTGAAGACTGGAATGCGTTACCTGCCGATTGCTGATCATGGATGATCGATTCGACCGAGCCAATGGTCTTGGACAAGCCTTCTCCGAGCTGCTGATTCAATTCGGCTTGGTCACCACTCGTAAAGAACTGCTGATGTAGTTGCTCGAGCAGTTCGGCATCCGCTGATTCAGCATCATTGACAGCGTAGGAAAGCTGTTCACACAGGGGCGTGTTCGATCCCTCTGCGTAGCGATACCACACTTCGTAGACATCGGGGGTGGGTGGCGTACGAAACTGGGCAACAAATCCGAGAGCTTGCTTTGCGATCGCAAATGGGGTCATGTGATCCTGGTTGGAAGTTGCTTTGGACGGATCGGTTTTGGGGGCAGTGCTCAACCGAGACTCCTGATATGAGGTTCGTTCCGATGTCTAACTGAATTCATTTATCGGAAGTTGGACGTGGTTAGCCAATCCCCCTCCTCACGTTTAGTTGCTCATTCAATTAGGAAGCCCTTTTCGGTCCATGCGGGTTTAGTGTGGGTAGAGATCGAGCCCGCCATAGTAAAAGTAGATCGCTGTTTTTGAAGTTCTCACGGTTTCTGTCGCCGCCAACGCGGCGTTTGATCGACATGATCTTGCTGTTGATGCCCTCGGCAAATGCATTGGTGATCCCATGCGTGCAGTAGCTGACCACATTGGTTTATCAAGCGATTTGCATCGGACACGACGCGAGCCCAGCGGCCGACACCGGCAATCGAATATTGCACTCTCCACGATCGATGAAACCAGTTGCAGTTGGCTGAGTGCCATTCGTGCAGGCGGAATGACCATACGGATGGAGCGGACCGAAATGCGGAACGTGTCAGCAAGTTTGAGACGACCTATTTTGCAATTTAGTGAACGGAGCCAGCGTTATCGAGTGCCAGCCCTCCGAAACCCCATTCGCATCAAGTTACGACATAGCCAAGTCGGCGCGATTTTTCGCCGCATCTCACGCTACGCAGTAAGGAGGTTTCTGTGCGGCAACAAAACAAACCTTCTTGGTAGACATGTTGACGCGTAGACGGGGGAAAGAATTCGGTGACCCACAAGCCAAGTTGATCACGATGATCATGTCATCCCACGTGACAAAGCTTGATCAACTTGATCATCTTGAATATTCTGTCTCGATTTGTCGCTCCTGATCCCAATGCTTAAGCAGACGTACCGCTGCTCGATTCCGTCCTTGCTGGCGAACGTAATCGCAACAACCTGGATGCTTCGCTTGCAGCTCTGGGGACTTATCCCACTTTGCCGCTTGCCTCCATCGCCAGCGTACGTCCTTACTTGTCGCAACCGGGTAGGCGCCCGTTAGCATAGCCAGCGAATCGAGTACTTCGTGGGTGACGTGCCGTGTCCTTCGGTTAGCAAGGTCGGCGAGCAGCTGCACCAACACATTTTGGTGGAATCGATGGTTTGTGGTCTGTTGCTGGAGTTGCCGCTATCACTATTTCTGTCGTTCCTTCCGGGGCGGCCCGGGCTCTGCACCCATTCGATTGGGTGCTCAGCGGCAACGCCGGGCCGCCACGGATCCAATCACAGAGTAATTTGCGATGACTCAGCCAACCAAGGTACCAAAAAAAGTCGGGGTAAAACGCAAGAAAGACGCGCCGTCAGGCAATAAGAAGCCTTCCTACACCGGCCGACACAAGCGACCAAAGATTGATGATGTAATCGCGGTCATCGACGGAATTAAATCGATTCACGAGGCGTGTGCCAAAGTGCCGATTATTGGTGCCCGCGATTTCGACCGCCTGGTTGATGACATCAGCAACGCGGGACTTCTTGAGCCGGTTAAGATCACCGCAGCTGGGCAGTTGGTTGACGGTCGATCCCGCCTGATGGCCTGTCATGTCCTGGGCATTCCGATTTGTGAAGAGAAGGTTATCGTCACCGACCAGGACCCGGTCGCTATTGCTAGGGCCAATCTGTCGCGTCGTCACCTAGCTTTGGATGCGATCAACAAAACTGCCGACCAATTGGCCATGCTCGCTGTTGAAGCATTGAAGGCAGAAGAGCAAGCGGCCGCCGAAAGGAAAAAGGTTGGTAATTCAATGGGCGGTAAGGTCAAAGCTACCGAGGGCAAGTCTACGGGCGCGGCGCCCGTAAAGCAGAAGCGGGAACCAAACTCGGTGGAAATAGTCGCCAAGAAAACGGGTGTGCCTCAGCGAAAGATCAAGGCCGCCAAGAAGCTGAAGGAGAAAGACCCAGAACTCGCCGAACAAGTGGAAGCTGGCGAAGTGTCACTTGAGCAAGCTGCGACGGAAGCCGGCGTAACGAGACCCAAAAGTGAAAAGTGCAAACCGAATCCGGGGTGTAAGTCGGGAAGTGCCGGCAAAGCACCAGCGTCTTGCAATCAACCCACAGTGGTTTTCGACGACGGACCGATCGTTGCCGCCTACAGGGAGGTTCGCGCTGTCGCAATGCTCTACGGCGGGGACTGGCAGGTTTCCGTTCATGATGATTCGACCCGCTGCCAAGACGCAAAAAAAAAGGACGATGCGATTGCGATTGCCCTTGGAATGGTGAAGGACGTGATAGCGAGGCGGGCTGAGTTGGTAGAGGCGAATTGACACTGTGCCGTTCGCGAGGGATTGGCAACGACTGCTGTATAGGTCGTGCCGATGACATTGCTATCCGAGACACGGGTCATCGCCATCATTGGAAACACCTTTGATTGCGATGACCATTTTCTTTAGCCCCTGGTGGCTCGGGGGTCTATTCTCGAAACCACTACCAAGCCTATCGGACGCCTTCGGGTGGGGCGAATTGATGCAGCCAAATCCACACGGGTTACCTAGCTCTCGATCGGGGCCGATGAGTCCCTGATGTCGCCGTCTGTGCATTCTGGCGCTGCCGCAGCACGTCCCTCGCCGTTCTCCATTGCAAGGCTTCAGGGCCCCCCTCAGGTGTCATGGAGCCAGCCGAAACGTCGCTTCATCCGCAGCGCCAACCCATACACGCAGGATCGTGTCATTTTTGTCGTAGCGATTCAGGCTCCGTCTCATATCGCATCGCCCTAATAAAACAACGGCGAGGTATTTCTTAGCTCGCGGCTTCAGTCACGCCGGTCATCCGGAAGCGTTAGGTGGCCACTGGAGACCGCACAGGCCGCCATCCAAGGTCTTTCATCTCCCAGCCAACGACCGACTCGTTTTGCAGATTCACTATCTCGTTTTGTCGACTCATGCAACACCGATAGCGACATCACCGGCAACAGCACGCCGGTTCGGTTATTCTGTTGGTGCGTTGACTACCAAACCGAGTCCAATTCGGCGAATGACGCCAACCAGTCAACTGCATCATCCATTCGCAAAGTTGATATCGTCATGAAGAAGAAGGTGGCCAAGAGGTCTGCGGCAAACAAGCCACACAAGAAAAGGCCGTCCAATCAAGAGCCCTTGCACGAGAAGATCGAGCACTGGGATAAGCTGTTCCGTGAAACCGGTAAGGCTGAGCGAATCGCCAACTTTTGCCAGATTAGCAGGGAGTCACGAGAGTTATCGAAGGTTTACGGCGAGGGACAGGTCATTGCCTGCCTACGCGTCGTTGCAGGCGAGCATAAGACCGCCCGTCGACTGTGGAAGCTTAACAGCTTGCCAAAAGGGATGCTAACGCAAGCGAAAAATCATGCGGCGAAACTGGTCAAGGAGGACGCGAAACAAGCAGGATCGTCTGGGCGTCGGTCTATATTCTCAGCCATACATCTACTGGAGTTCGTTGGGATACCTGATTCCCTTGAGGATAAGCGCCAGAAACTGTTCAGCGATTGCCTAGAGAAGTGTTGGTCGCGACGAAGGCTGCAGCAAGAAATCAACACGATGTATGCCAATAACCCAGGGGAGAGTGCCTCACAGGGGCGAAGAGCAGTTGTAAGGCCGCTGCAACGGGCGCGAGCTGTTTGCACTCATGCAGAGGCGATGAAAGCTGCACTCGAGGACGTCCTCGATGACAAGTTCGTGACGAGCGTTAGTCGAACTAAGGCAAGCGATCGTAATGCGGCGATCGAGCAGTTCGGTCAGGCGATCGGTTTGCTTGAGTCGATTCGCAACCAAACCAAACGAGCAATAAGAAATCTTGGCAAAGCAAGTAAGGCGCTGGAAGAGTAACAGGTACCAATGGCTGAGTAAGTCCGGAAGCAAAGCATGGATCCTCCGAATGGGCATGAACATGTTAAATGACGACGGGCCTTCACCGATCCGTGGTGCATGGTTCGGCTTCGTCGACTTTGCACTACCGGCACGCTTCCCCAGGACGCGTCCTGAGTCACTTCGAGGCATCCGAGGTAAGCCGTGAGTTGCCACTGTTTTTTTTCAGATGGCGGCCGGCTTCACTTCGAAAATGCTCCTCAGTCTCTGGTTCACTCTCCATAGGCCAGATTCGACACTGTCACGATGTTGATCGCTTGCGGACCTGCT
Protein-coding sequences here:
- a CDS encoding GGDEF domain-containing protein — protein: MSTAPKTDPSKATSNQDHMTPFAIAKQALGFVAQFRTPPTPDVYEVWYRYAEGSNTPLCEQLSYAVNDAESADAELLEQLHQQFFTSGDQAELNQQLGEGLSKTIGSVESIIHDQQSAGNAFQSSVRSASASLDEDAATVDDLKACVASVLQSNHRMQEQLSQMASRLEESHRQVTTLRDRYFESQKKLMTDPLTGVGNRLFFDTIIASALEHQERGKRHFFLLLVDLDKFKLVNDTFGHAAGDQVLRFVATNIERLAGDASVARYGGDEFAIFLNSIDMDEGVHLAETVCQFFAKNKMTLNDTHEYLGQLTSSIGGALLRANDNHETWFERADKLLYSAKNGGRNRVMVERKLD
- a CDS encoding transposase, coding for MVSYCTHGITNAFAEGINSKIMSIKRRVGGDRNRENFKNSDLLLLWRARSLPTLNPHGPKRAS